In Nocardia asteroides, the following proteins share a genomic window:
- a CDS encoding serine/threonine-protein kinase, whose amino-acid sequence MAGGAMAGSMFGRYELRRLLGVGGMGEVYEAYDTSKNRTVAVKVLNRELARDPVYVQRFRRESQAMASVQEPHVIPVHDWGEVDGVLYIDMRLVKGTDLKERLQRHGRLTPGEAVQVVEQIAAALDAAHEIGLVHRDVKPANILITGSMFAYLVDFGVAHADSDPHLTSTGSAVGSMAYMAPERFEDAPLTAAVDTYALTCVLYECLVGRVPYPVNSLAGAIGSHQMAPPPRPSAVDPALEFFDAVVDRGMAKRPGQRYATPGDLARAARTALVQTERAAPRTAPGPQLSVATVIGQVPRTPDPGQPPPPTVSGPQVVVPASAPPPWTPPPGYRTPTGPQPTRVGGYTHPSAPLPLPQQPPRRSASTPILVGALGALIVLAAVGGAVWVMLDRGGDQAAEPPKATGEILVPPPPAIETVSQTVPTTTRTVPTPSKTTVPPLQSSVAGADGQGFLSGGARCNDNDAAMTIARTTGSRVVICHTGDNRYYYKGARASDGLGIELDDPVPTGGGGFTATNPTDGTQYQLTPAGLTISKGGSVLASEQVTEFAHR is encoded by the coding sequence ATGGCCGGCGGAGCGATGGCGGGCTCGATGTTCGGGCGCTATGAGTTGCGCAGACTTCTCGGAGTCGGCGGCATGGGGGAGGTCTACGAGGCCTACGACACCTCCAAGAACCGGACTGTCGCGGTGAAGGTGCTCAATCGCGAGCTGGCCCGGGACCCGGTCTACGTGCAGCGTTTCCGGCGTGAGTCGCAGGCGATGGCGAGTGTGCAGGAACCGCACGTCATCCCGGTGCACGACTGGGGTGAGGTCGACGGTGTCCTCTACATCGACATGCGCCTGGTCAAGGGCACCGATCTCAAGGAGCGGCTGCAGCGGCACGGCAGGCTGACCCCCGGCGAGGCGGTCCAGGTGGTGGAGCAGATCGCCGCCGCGCTCGACGCGGCGCACGAGATCGGGCTCGTGCACCGCGACGTCAAGCCGGCCAACATCCTGATCACCGGCAGCATGTTCGCCTACCTGGTCGACTTCGGCGTCGCGCACGCCGACTCCGATCCGCATCTCACCAGCACCGGCAGCGCCGTCGGCTCGATGGCCTACATGGCTCCCGAACGCTTCGAGGACGCGCCGCTGACCGCCGCGGTCGACACCTACGCGCTGACCTGCGTGCTCTACGAATGCCTGGTCGGCCGGGTCCCGTACCCGGTGAACAGCCTGGCGGGCGCGATCGGTTCGCATCAGATGGCGCCGCCGCCGCGACCCAGCGCGGTGGACCCGGCGCTGGAATTCTTCGACGCCGTCGTCGACCGCGGCATGGCCAAGCGGCCAGGACAGCGCTACGCCACCCCAGGTGACCTGGCCCGAGCCGCCAGGACCGCGCTGGTGCAGACCGAGCGGGCCGCCCCGCGGACCGCGCCCGGCCCGCAGCTGTCGGTGGCGACCGTCATCGGCCAGGTGCCACGGACGCCGGACCCCGGCCAACCGCCGCCACCCACCGTCTCCGGCCCGCAGGTGGTGGTGCCGGCGAGCGCGCCACCGCCGTGGACACCGCCGCCGGGCTACCGGACGCCCACCGGCCCGCAGCCGACCCGCGTCGGCGGGTACACCCATCCGTCGGCCCCGCTGCCGCTGCCGCAGCAGCCGCCGCGGCGCAGTGCGTCGACCCCGATCCTGGTCGGCGCGCTGGGCGCCCTGATCGTGCTCGCCGCGGTGGGCGGCGCGGTCTGGGTGATGCTGGACCGCGGCGGCGACCAGGCGGCCGAGCCGCCCAAGGCCACCGGGGAGATCCTCGTCCCGCCGCCACCGGCGATCGAGACGGTCAGCCAGACCGTGCCGACCACCACCCGCACCGTGCCGACACCGTCGAAGACCACGGTGCCGCCGCTGCAGTCGAGCGTCGCGGGCGCCGACGGCCAGGGCTTCCTCAGCGGCGGCGCGCGCTGCAACGACAACGACGCCGCGATGACCATCGCGCGCACCACCGGCTCGCGGGTCGTCATCTGTCACACCGGCGACAACCGCTACTACTACAAGGGCGCGCGCGCCAGCGACGGCCTCGGGATCGAACTCGACGACCCGGTGCCCACCGGCGGCGGCGGATTCACCGCGACCAATCCGACCGACGGCACGCAATACCAGCTCACCCCGGCCGGCCTGACCATCAGCAAGGGCGGGTCGGTGCTGGCCAGCGAGCAGGTCACCGAGTTCGCCCATCGCTGA
- a CDS encoding acyl-[acyl-carrier-protein] thioesterase has translation MSLDQPLAPLPQEGMGFAAAWPVRAGDVDPYQRLRFDAVARYLQDISWDELHRTELHRTDPTWIVRRTVIDVIRPVTWPDQVHLTRWCSSMSTRWTNMRTRITSDGGGLIETEGFWINLSESSNLPARISDEGLAYLARYTDEHRLRWRPYLTDPAPRESDTDLPFPVRATDIDQFNHVNHTCYWQAVEQFLVDYPKLVAGPHRAVIEYVAPVLAREHITVRGRYEPGDRTGRPVLRLWFVVGGITTTVVRIMPLPE, from the coding sequence GTGTCACTCGATCAGCCACTGGCCCCGCTTCCCCAGGAGGGCATGGGTTTCGCCGCGGCGTGGCCCGTCCGGGCTGGCGACGTGGATCCGTATCAGCGGCTGCGCTTCGACGCCGTCGCGCGCTACCTGCAGGACATCTCCTGGGACGAGCTCCACCGGACCGAACTGCACCGCACCGACCCCACCTGGATCGTGCGCCGCACGGTCATCGACGTCATCCGGCCGGTCACCTGGCCCGACCAGGTGCATCTGACCCGCTGGTGCTCGAGCATGTCGACCCGCTGGACGAACATGCGCACCAGGATCACCAGCGACGGCGGCGGCCTGATCGAGACCGAGGGGTTCTGGATCAACCTCAGCGAATCCAGCAACCTGCCCGCCCGGATCAGCGACGAGGGCCTGGCCTACCTGGCCCGGTACACCGACGAGCACCGCTTACGCTGGCGGCCGTATCTCACCGATCCGGCCCCGCGCGAGTCCGACACCGATCTGCCGTTCCCGGTGCGCGCCACCGATATCGACCAGTTCAACCACGTCAACCACACCTGCTACTGGCAGGCGGTGGAGCAGTTCCTGGTCGACTACCCCAAGCTCGTCGCCGGGCCGCATCGCGCGGTGATCGAGTACGTGGCGCCGGTGCTGGCCCGTGAGCACATCACCGTGCGCGGCCGGTACGAACCGGGCGACCGGACCGGCCGGCCGGTACTGCGGCTGTGGTTCGTCGTCGGCGGGATCACCACCACCGTCGTCCGGATCATGCCGCTGCCGGAATAG
- a CDS encoding FAD-dependent oxidoreductase translates to MAYVITQRCCNDASCVTECPVDCIRPTPDQPEFATAEMLYIDPDTCIDCGACVDACPVDAIFSEDDLLASLARYREINAAYFQRHPLESNFDPLTTPPRPPKDLGTLRVAIVGAGPAACYAADELLRRSDVEVEMFDRLPTPWGLVRAGVAPDHAGTKNVANMFESAFRRDTLQYYLNVEVGAHIDHQELLDHHHAVIYAVGASSDRKLGVPGEDLPGSHSATEFVAWYNGHPDFADREFDLSGERAVIVGNGNVALDVARVLTVDPDELAKTDIADHALEALRNSNIREVVILGRRGPLQAAYSTPEFLSLTHLKGVDVVVDPADLELDPHSRALLDDPNIEPSLRLKYTLAQEYSTGQHDPSHKRIVFRYLTTPTAVHGDGKATSIEFAHNELTEENGQLVATATDRTESLDTGLVLRSIGYRGVPIAGLPFDERRGTVPSEHGRVIEATEPVPGVYVSGWIKRGPRGVIGSNRVDAEETVEALIADFMAGKLTAPSKGRAALQALLAERQPELVDRKGWKTIDQAEKTAGKAAGRPRVKFTTRADLLKAAKG, encoded by the coding sequence ATGGCCTACGTCATCACGCAGCGTTGTTGCAACGACGCCAGCTGCGTCACCGAGTGCCCGGTCGACTGCATCCGCCCGACCCCGGATCAGCCGGAGTTCGCCACGGCGGAGATGCTGTACATCGACCCCGACACCTGCATCGACTGCGGAGCCTGTGTCGACGCGTGCCCGGTGGACGCCATCTTCTCCGAGGACGACCTGCTCGCCTCGCTGGCCAGGTACCGCGAGATCAACGCCGCCTACTTCCAGCGCCACCCGCTCGAGTCGAACTTCGACCCGCTGACCACGCCGCCGCGCCCGCCCAAGGACCTGGGCACCCTGCGCGTCGCGATCGTCGGGGCGGGCCCGGCGGCCTGCTACGCCGCCGACGAACTGCTGCGCCGCAGCGACGTGGAGGTCGAGATGTTCGACCGCCTGCCGACCCCGTGGGGTCTGGTGCGCGCCGGCGTCGCCCCCGACCACGCGGGCACCAAGAACGTCGCGAACATGTTCGAATCGGCCTTCCGCCGCGACACCCTGCAGTACTACCTGAACGTCGAGGTGGGCGCCCACATCGACCACCAGGAGCTGCTCGACCACCACCACGCGGTGATCTACGCGGTGGGCGCCTCCAGCGATCGCAAGCTCGGCGTGCCCGGCGAGGACCTGCCCGGCAGCCACTCGGCCACCGAGTTCGTGGCCTGGTACAACGGCCACCCCGACTTCGCCGACCGCGAGTTCGACCTGTCCGGCGAGCGCGCCGTGATCGTCGGCAACGGCAACGTCGCCCTCGACGTGGCGCGCGTGCTCACCGTCGACCCCGACGAGCTGGCCAAGACCGACATCGCCGACCACGCGCTGGAAGCCCTGCGCAACAGCAACATCCGCGAGGTGGTGATCCTCGGCAGGCGCGGCCCGCTGCAGGCCGCCTACAGCACCCCGGAGTTCCTGTCGCTGACGCATCTGAAGGGCGTCGACGTGGTCGTCGACCCGGCCGACCTGGAACTGGACCCGCACAGCCGGGCCCTGCTCGACGACCCGAACATCGAGCCGTCGCTGCGCCTGAAGTACACCCTCGCGCAGGAGTACTCGACCGGGCAGCACGACCCGTCGCACAAGCGGATCGTCTTCCGCTACCTCACCACCCCCACCGCGGTGCACGGCGACGGCAAGGCCACCTCGATCGAGTTCGCGCACAACGAGCTGACCGAGGAGAACGGGCAGCTGGTGGCCACCGCCACCGACCGCACCGAGTCGCTGGACACCGGCCTGGTGCTGCGCTCCATCGGCTACCGCGGTGTGCCGATCGCCGGCCTGCCGTTCGACGAGCGGCGCGGCACCGTGCCCAGCGAGCACGGGCGGGTCATCGAGGCGACCGAGCCGGTGCCCGGCGTGTACGTCTCGGGCTGGATCAAGCGCGGCCCGCGCGGCGTGATCGGCTCCAACCGGGTCGACGCCGAGGAGACCGTGGAGGCGCTGATCGCCGACTTCATGGCGGGCAAGCTCACCGCGCCGAGCAAGGGCAGGGCCGCGCTGCAGGCGCTGCTGGCCGAGCGGCAGCCGGAGCTCGTCGACCGCAAGGGCTGGAAGACCATCGACCAGGCCGAGAAGACCGCGGGCAAGGCGGCGGGCAGGCCGCGGGTCAAATTCACCACCCGCGCCGACCTGCTCAAAGCGGCCAAGGGCTAG
- a CDS encoding SixA phosphatase family protein, producing MAATLILMRHGKSAYPDGVGDHARPLAPRGQREAALAGDWLRATMPPIDAVRCSTATRTRQTLAATGVDAPVEYTDDIYEANPHTLIELIQLTDDSVETLLIVGHVPGIPWTAWELAANRDSDQATELSRKFPTSALAVLEFDRRWAQLDPGSGELTYFHVPR from the coding sequence ATGGCGGCGACCCTGATCCTGATGCGGCACGGAAAATCGGCCTATCCCGACGGCGTCGGTGATCACGCGCGCCCGCTGGCGCCGCGCGGGCAGCGGGAGGCGGCGCTGGCCGGCGACTGGCTGCGCGCGACGATGCCGCCCATCGACGCGGTGCGCTGCTCGACCGCCACCCGGACCAGGCAGACCCTCGCGGCCACCGGCGTCGACGCGCCCGTGGAGTACACCGACGACATCTACGAGGCGAATCCGCACACCCTGATCGAGCTCATCCAGCTCACCGACGACAGCGTCGAGACGCTGCTGATCGTCGGGCATGTGCCGGGGATCCCGTGGACCGCTTGGGAATTGGCTGCCAACCGGGACTCCGATCAAGCCACCGAGCTGAGCCGCAAGTTCCCCACCTCGGCGCTGGCGGTGCTGGAGTTCGACCGGCGGTGGGCACAGCTGGACCCCGGTTCGGGCGAACTCACGTATTTCCACGTGCCGCGCTGA
- a CDS encoding VOC family protein yields the protein MDWKIELVAIPVTDVDRAKDFYTSIGFNADHDHTPSPDIRFVQLTPPGSGCSICIGRGLTGAAPGSVEGMQMVVPSAQQAYEQLVAAGVEASPVQDMGWGLFTFFADPDGNKWAVQELPKYN from the coding sequence ATGGATTGGAAAATCGAACTCGTTGCCATCCCGGTCACCGATGTCGATCGGGCCAAGGACTTCTACACCAGTATCGGCTTCAACGCCGATCACGACCACACCCCGAGCCCGGACATCCGCTTCGTCCAGCTCACTCCGCCGGGGTCGGGTTGCTCGATCTGTATCGGCCGCGGGCTCACCGGCGCGGCGCCGGGCAGCGTCGAGGGCATGCAGATGGTGGTGCCGAGCGCTCAGCAGGCTTACGAACAGCTCGTCGCGGCCGGGGTCGAGGCCTCGCCGGTGCAGGACATGGGCTGGGGCCTGTTCACCTTCTTCGCCGATCCCGACGGCAACAAGTGGGCCGTGCAGGAGCTGCCGAAGTACAACTGA